CCGCACATTCGGGAGACGATCGCCGACCGGGAGTTGGAGACCTGGGTGGCGCTGGATCTCTCCGCGAGCCTGGACTTCGGCACCGCGGCGTGCACCAAGCGGGAGCTGGCGATAGCGGGCACGGCCGCCGTGGCCCATTTGACGCGGGGTGGGGGCAATCGTCTGGGCGCCGTGGTCTCCAACGGCGAGCAGCTCACCAGGCATCCGGCTCGCGGTGGGGGTGATCACACGCGTGCGCTGCTGCGGCGGGTCGCCGAGACTCCGCACCCGCCGGAGGGGGTGCAGGGTGATCTCGCCGCGTTGGTCGAGGCGTTGCGCAGGCCGCCGCGGCGGCGCGGGTTGGCCGTGGTGGTCTCGGACTTTCTCGGTTCCGTCGACTGGCAGCGGGCGATGCGCGGGTTGGCGGCCAGGCACTCGTTGCTGGCCGTGGAGGTCGTCGACCCGCGTGATCTGGAGCTTCCCGAGGTGGGTGAGGTCCTGTTGAGCGATCCCGAGACGGGGAAGCAGCGCGAGGTGCGCACCACGCCGGTGCTGCGTCGTGAGTTCGCCGCGGCGGCCTCCGCGCACCGGGAGCGGGTGGCTGCCGAGCTGCGGCGGCTCGGGGCTGCTCATCTGGTTCTGCGCACCGATTCCGACTGGATCGCCGACATTGTCCGGTTCGTCGTCGCGCGCAAGCGCGGATGGTCCGGAGGAGTGGCATGAGCTTGACAGGTTTCAAGGCCCCCTGGTGGTTTCTGCTGCTGGCCGTGGTGCTCGTCCTGGTGGCGGGCTATCTGTGGGTGCAGCGCAGGCGCAGGCGTAGCGCGATGCGGTTCAGCAATCTCGCCTTGCTCGAGCGGGTTGCTCCGCGCAGGCAGGGCTGGCCGAAGCACGTTCCGATGGCGCTGCTGGGTGTGACGTTGGTGCTGTTGACGGTGGGGTTGGCCGGGCCGACCTCCGAGCAGCGCATTCCGCGCAACCGGGCCACTGTGCTGTTGACGATGGACGTTTCGCTGTCGATGAAGGCTCGCGACGTCAGCCCGAGCAGGTTGCGGGCGGCCAAGCAGGCCGCCAAGGAGTTCGCGGACAAGCTCACTCCCGGCATCAACCTGGGGTTGGTCTCGTTCGCGGGGACGGCGACGGTGATGGTCATGCCGACCACGGATCGTCCGAGCGTGAAGCAGGCCATCGACAGTTTGCAGTTGTCCGAGGCGACGGCCACCGGTGACGGGATCAAGGCTTCGCTGTCGGCGATCGAGTCGTTCGGGCGGATGGTCGGTGGTGGCCAGGGGGCGCCGCCTGCGCGGATCGTGTTGATGGCCGACGGGGGGCAGACCATTCCGCGGGAGTTGGACGCGCCCCGCGGGGCGTACACCCAGGCGAAGGCGGCCGAGGAGTCCGGGGTGCCCATTTCGACGATTTCCTTCGGCACCGAGCACGGCAGCATCGAGATTCAGGGGCAGCGTCAGCGGGTGGAGGTCGATGACGAGGCGATGCGCCACATAGCTGACCTGTCCGGAGGGGATTTCTACAAGGCCGCCAGTGCGGAGCAGCTGCGTCAGGTCTACGACACGTTGCAGGAGCAGATCGGTTACGAGATCAAGCGGGCCGATGCCAGTAAGCCGTGGTTCGTGCTCGGGACGCTGGCGGGCATCGTCGCGGCCGGGACTGCTCTCGTGGTGGGGCGGCGGCTGCCCTGATTCCCCCGGTGGTGGTCGGGCGGCGATGCGCGGGGCTCGGCAATTGTCCGCGCGGTCGTTTCGGTGCGAGTGCGCGATCTCTGTGAAGCGCTGTGCTCGAATGTTCGGACCGGCTTCGGTTGTCGGTCGGGCTGCTATGATCTGATGCCCGGGTGACCAATTCCAGCCCCACGTCCAAGGAACCGTCGGTTGTTCCCGAAACCTCGCCGTCGCGGGGCGGGTGGTGGGAACGGTTGAATTTGCGGGGACGCCTGCACACGTTGGTGACGCGTTACTGGCGTGTTCTCGTTGTCGTTTCGATACCTCTTTTGGCCTTCTCGGTGTGGTCGGAGCTGCTGCCTTTCCTCGCGCGCTCGAAGGGTGGGGGCTTTCACGTCGGGGGCGATTTCGATGTTTATCGCTGGGCCGTGCACACCTGGTTGGAGGGCGGTAACACCGTCGAGAACTGGGCTCCGATGCGGAACGGCGAGATACTGCCCTGGGTGTATCCCCCGTTCGGGGTGCTGCCGCTGACCGTGTTCGCCCTGCCGCCGACCACGGTGGGCGTGTTCTTGATGTGGGCCGCGGATCTGGCGGCCATCGGGATGACGCTCTACCTGGTGGTGCGGTACCGCTGGCCCAGCGTGGGCCCGCGTGGTGCGCTGGCGGTGGCGGCCGTGGTGCTTCCGGGCACCTTGTGGTTGGAGCCCGTCTACTCGTGTTTCGCCCAGGGGCAGGTCAATCTCGTGTTGATGGGGCTGATCGTGGCTGACTGCCTGGTGCCGAATCCGCGCTGGCCGCGTGGAATGTTGGTGGGCATCGCCGCCGCGACCAAGCTCATGCCCGCGGCTTTCCTGCTGTTCTTCCTGTTCCGCAAGGATTTCCGAGCCGCGGTGGTCAGCGTGGTCACCGGGGTGGTGTGCACGCTGATCGGTTTCGCGATCGATTTCGAGTCCTCGATGGATTACTGGTTCAACTACGGGCCGGCTTCTTCCGTGGCGGGGCACACGCTCGACAGCAACCAGTCGGTGATGGGCATGGTCGCCCGGTGGGGGCTCGATCCGCTCGTGCAGAACGGCATCTGGGCGGCGGTGTGCCTGGTGTTGACCGTGGTGCTGGTGCGCACGGTCGGTCGGGTCGACGCGTCGGTGGCGATGGCGTTGACCGGGGTGTTCACGCTGCTGGTGTCGCCGACGTCCTGGTCGAGCCACTGGGGGTGGTTCGTGCCGGGGGCGTTGATCCTGCTCGGAGCGGCGGTGACCGCGCGCAGCATCGCCCGGTTCGCGCTCGTGGTGGTGATCGTCGTCGCTGCCAGGCGGATCCCGTTCACCATGTTGGCGCACGAGAACGTTCCCGCGTTGCTGTGGGTGCCGCAGCAGCTGGCCGGTAACGCCTACGTGGTTCTCTCGATCGTGCTGTTGCTGCTGACTGGCTGGCAGGTGAGCCGAGCCCGTCCGGCCGGGCGCGTTTCGGAGGTCGATGTCGGGGAGCAGGCTGCTCTCAGTCGCGGTTGAGCGGGCGCGGGCGGTCCTGGTCGCCGCCCGCGCGTTGCGCCTGTGCGCGGTAGCGTCGGTGGATGACCTCCTCGATCACCGGTCTCGGTGAACTGCCGATGCTCGTCGAGCTGGGGGCGGCGCTGCTGCTGTCCAGTCTGATCGGGTTGGAGCGCGAGGTCAGGGCCAAAAGCGCCGGTTTGCGCACGCACGCTCTCGTCGGTGTGGGGACCGCGCTGCTGGTGCTGGTGTCGAAGTACGGTTTTCTCGACACGTTGGAGTGGTCCAACGTGCAGTTGGGGCCGTCCCGCGTGGCGGCTCAGATCGTGTCGGGGATCGGGTTCATCGGCGGCGGGTTGATTTTCGTGCGCCGGGACGCGGTGCGGGGGCTGACCACGGCGGCGACCGTGTGGGTGGTGGCTGCCGTGGGGATGGCCTGCGGCAGCGGTCTGCTGGTGCTGGCGGCGGCGACCACGTTGGCGCACTTCATCGTGGCCGTGGGCTACCAGTACCTGGTGGCGCTGCTGCGGAGGATGTTGCGTGAGCCGCAGGGCGTGCGGATCGGTTATCTGGACGGGCACGGTGTGCTGCGCAACGTGTTGACGTTGTGCACCAGCCGGGGGTGGGCTGTGCTCGATCTGCAGGTCGAACGCGAGGACAGCGACGACAACAACCAGCGCACCGCCGTGGTCGCTCTGCGGCTGCGCGGCAGGCGCGATGTGACGGCGCTGCTCGACGAGCTGTCCGCGCTGCCCGGTGTGCTGCACGTCGCCTCCAGCGAACCCGTGGAGAACGGGTTCTGAAACGAGTCCCACCCGGCGGGATCGTCAAGTTCATCGCGTCCGCGGGCTCACTGCGTGAATGCTCGGCGCACGGTCTCGGCGAGGGCGTGTCGGCGTCGTTCGTGCACGGCGGGGTCTTCGTCGGCGGATGCGGTGTAGGTGGTGCTGGCTGGTGACCAGGTCATCGATATCGCGATGACCATCGAGTAGACCTCGGATGGTTCGAGGTCGGCGGTGATCAGGCCGTCGCGCTGCGCGTCGGCGATCGCGGCCAGTTTGCGAGCTACGTCCTCGGCGGCGGCGACCAGCAGGTCCCCGGTCGGGGTGCGTTCCAGCCGAGCCCACGTGGCCAGCAGCACGATTTCGGGACGTTGGAGGTAGGCGTCGTAGAGGCGTGCTGCGTAGCCGGGCAGGTCGGTCGCGTCGAGCGGGACCATGTCCACGATCAGTCGCAGGTGCTCGTGGAACACCGTGTCGAACAGTTGGTCCTTGTTGCCGTAGTAGGCGTACAACTGGGCCTTGTTGGCCTGTGCGGACTCGGCGATGCGGTCGACCCGCGCGCCGGCGATCCCGTGCCGAGTGAACTCGGCGGTCGCCGCGTCGAACAGCCTGCGTCGTGTTGCCTGTCCATCACCCATGCCCACAAGGGTACAAACTGGTTAGTTTGCTTTCGCTCGCGTGAGTCGGATACTCTTCGTCACAACGGTAACTAACTAGTTGGTTTTAGATTGCCGAGTCGACGATCAGCACGGTTGTGGAGGAACGCGATGCGCATGACGCGGGGATGGGCCGCCGACGAACCGGGGTCAGTGATCCGGCCCTGGGACTTCGCCCGGCACGATGTCGGTGACCGCGACGTGGCCGTGCGGATCCGCTACTGCGGAATCTGCGGCAGTGATCTGGACGCGGTCCGTGCCGGCGATCTGGCGGCGTTCCCGCTGGTGCCCGGCCATGAAATCGTCGGCGAGGTCGCCGAGGTGGGGACGCATGTCTCGCGATTCGCGGTCGGTGACCAGGTCGCGGTCGGCAACATCGTCGGTTCGTGCGGGCGATGTGCGGCCTGCCGGGCAGGTCGGGAGAACTGGTGCGCCCAGGTGAGACTGACCTACGGCGGCTCGGACGGGTTCGGTAACACCACCCAGGGGGGTTACTCGTCGGAGTACGTGCTCGACGAGCACTTCGTCTACCGACTGCCCGAGGGGCTCGACCCGGCTGGGGTGGCGCCACTGATGTGCGCGGGCGTGACCACCTACTCGCCGCTGCGCCGCTCCGGCGTCGGCAAGGGCACGGTCGTGGGGGTGGTCGGTCTCGGCGGTCTGGGGCACGTCGGAGTGAAGCTGGCTCGGGCGCTGGGTGCCGAGGTCAGCGTGTTCACCACCTCGCCCGACAAGGCCGAGACCGCGCTGTCCCTCGGCGCCGAGGAGGCCATCGTGTCCACCGACGCTTCCCGGATGGCGGCCCAGGCCGGCCGGTTCGACTTCATCCTCGACACCGTCGGGGCCTCGCACGAACTCGGTCCCTACTTCGACACGCTCAACATCGACGGCACCCTCTGCCTGGTGGGGATCCCGCCCGAGGAACTGCGTGTCGACCCGATGAACCTGATCCCGGGGGCCAAGCGCCTCGCCGGTTCCGGCAGCGGCGGAGTCCCCGAGACCCAGGAGATGCTCGACCTGTGCGCCGAGCACGGCATCACCGCGGACATCGAGACGGTCTCGCCCGACCGCCTCGACGAGGCTTTCGACCGCCTCGCTCGCAACGATGTACGCCACCGCTTCGTGCTGGACCTCACCGAGTGAGCAACAGTGAGTACGTCCAGCGCGAGCGTGCACTTCGGTGGTGGGCACGCCTCGCACCTGTTCGTGCCCGTGATCACGTGAGCTCGCTCGGTGCGCCCGCTTCGGTTGAGCCTGCCGCCGAGGTCGTGACCGCGCTCTCGCCCGCCCCGGGTCACGAGCTGCGGTGGTGGGGCAGGTCCAGTTGGCGGGCGAGCGCGGTGGCCAGGTGCAGTGGTTCGGCGGCAGCGGCGTGCCGCAGCTGGGTGCGGCAGCTGAACCCGTCGGCGAGCACCTCGGTCCCGTCCGGGGCGGAGCGGATCTCGGGCAGCAGCGCGTCCTCGGCGCAGGCCATGGACACGTCGTAGTGGCCGCGTTCGAAGCCGAAGTTGCCCGCCAGGCCGCAGCACCCCGCGTCGAGCACCCGGGGGGTCAGCCCGGCCGCTTCCAGGGCGGAGCGGTCGGCGTCGAAGCCCAGTTCGGCGTACTGGTGGCAGTGTCGCTGCACGAGCACCTGCTCGGGCTGTTGCCGCGCCGGCCGCGATGCGGTGTCGGTGTGCGGGCTCGGGGGGTACTGGTCGATCTGTTCGGCGAAGGTGCGGGTGGCCGCGGCCAGCGAGCGCACCTCGGGGTCGTGGGGGGCGAGTTCGAGCGCGTCGTTGCGCAGGAAGGCGGTGCAGCTCGGTTCCAGCCCCACCACCGGGGTCTGCTGCTGCGGCCACGCGCGCAGCTTGCGCGCGGTGCGGCGCAGCGTTCGCCGCGCCGTGTCGAGCTGCCCGGTGGAGTACCAGGTCAGCCCGCAGCACACCGTCGTGTCGGGCAGGTGCACCTGGTGGCCGGCCGCTTCCAGCACTGCGACCGCGTCCTGGCCGATGCCGGGTTCGAAGTGGTTGGTGAAGGTGTCGGCAAACAGCAGCACCGGAGCCTGGGCCCCGTCCGGCGGGTGAGCTGCCCGGCGGCTCGGGCACGATTCGAGCAGGCTGCGCCGTGCCAGCAGCGGCAGGTCCCTTTCGGGGGCGATTCCGCCGAGTCGTTTCAGCGCCGGGGCGGCTCGTCCGCGGCTGACTCGGTTGACCAGGCCGGGGGCCCAGCGGGCGGCCGCCAGCCACAGCGGCAGGAATCCCATCGAGTAGTGCGCTGCCGGGCGCGGCCGGTGGCGGTAGTGCCGGTGCAGGAATTCGGCCTTGTAGGTGGCCATGTCCACGCCCACCGGGCAGTCGGTCTTGCAGCCCTTGCAGGACAGGCACAGGTCGAGGGCCTGGCGGGTCTGTTCGGAGCGCCAGCCGCCGCCCACGGTCTTTCCGGACAGCATCTCGGCCAGCAGGTGCGCCCGGCCGCGGGTGGAGTGCTTCTCGTCGCCGGTGGCCCGGTAGCTCGGGCACATCACTCCGCCCGAGGGGTTGAGGCATTTGCCCACTCCCACGCACCGGTGCGTCGCGGAGGCGAGGTCTCCGCCGTCGGCGTGCAGCGCCAGTTCGGTTCTGCTGGGGATGCGTGGGGCCGCGACCAGGGGGCGCAGGTCCTCGTCCACGCCGCGCGGGCGGGTGATCACCCCGGGGTTGTGCAGCCCTTCGGGGTCGAAGAGGGTTTTGAACCGGTCGAAGGCCCGCAGCATCTGCGGCGAGTACATGCGCGGCAGCAGTGCCGAGCGGGCCTGCCCGTCCCCGTGCTCTCCGGACAGCGATCCGCCGTGCGCGACGACGAGGTCGGCGGCGGCCTCCAGGAAGGCCCGGTAGTCGGAGGCGCCGGCGCGGGAGGTGAGGTCGAAGTCGATGCGCACGTGGATGCAGCCCTCGCCGTAGTGGCCGTAGCTGGCACCGCGGTAGCCGAAGCGTTCCAGCAGCTGGTCGAACTCGCGCAGGTAGGAGCCGAGGTTCTCCGGGGGCACGGCGGCGTCCTCCCAGCCGGACCAGCGTTGCGACCCATCGGTCATGCGTGTCGAATAGCCCGAGCCCTCCTCGCGGATCTTCCACAGCGCGGCCATCCGTGCCGGGTCGGTGTGCACGGCGCAGTCGGCGTGGCCTGCGAAGCGTTCGGCGATCGCGTGGGCGTCCCGCGCCGCGGTCGCGGCATCGGGGCCGCCGGTTTCGACGAACAGCCAGCTCCGGCCGCGGGGCAGCAGTTCGAGGGCGGGCGAGTTCGGGTTGCGTTCGCGGACGACCTCGACCAGCTGTTCGGTGAGTCCTTCCACGGCCAGGGTGGGGTGTTGTCGGACGTGGGGGACCTGGTCGGCGGCGGCGTAGGTGTCGTCGAATCCGAGCACGGTCATCGCGCGGGCGCCCGGTTCCTGCACCAGCTCCACCGTGGCCGCCAGGACGGTGGCGCAGCTGCCTTCCGAACCGACCAGCGCGCGGGCCAGGTCGAACCCGTTCTCCGGGAGCAGCTGGTCCAGGTTGTAGCCGGAGACCCGTCTGGTGGTGGCGGGCGGGTCGGCGCGCAGCAGGGGGGCGAATTCGTCGGCGAGGTCGCGCAGCCCCCGGTAGAGCTGCCCGGTGCGGTCCTGGCGGCGGCACAACGTCTCCAGCTGTTGCCGGTCGGTCCGCGACAGCGTCAACCGTGTTCCGTCCGACAGCAGCACGTCCAGCTCGCGCACGTTGTCGACCGTTTTGCCCCAGGCCACCGAGTGGGTGCCGCACGAGTTGTTGCCGATCATCCCGCCGAGGGTGCAGCGGCTGTGCGTGGAGGGGTCGGGGCCGAAGGTCAGCCCGTGCCGCGCGGCCGTGGCGCGCAGGGTGTCGAGCACGACCCCGGGTTGCACGCGGGCCAGCCGCCGCGCGGGGTCGAGGTGTTCGATCCGGTTCATGTGCTTGGAGAAGTCCAGGACCAGACCGTCGCCCATGGCGTTGCCCGCCACGCTCGTGCCCGCCCCGCGGGAGGTGATCGGCAGTCCGTGGTCGCGGGCGACCGCGAGGGTGGCGGCCACGTCGTCGGCGTCGCGGGGGAACACCACCCCGCTGGGCACCCGCCGGTAGTTCGAGGCGTCGGTGGCATACAGTGCGCGTGTCCCCGGGTCGAATCGCGCTTGCCCGGTCAGGGAGTTGCGCAGCGGTGTGGCGAATTCGGGGGTCCGCGCGGCTGTGTGGCTGGTCTCGGTCATCGCGGGACTCCAGTGGAGTGGTGGTGTGCGTTCGCACCGGTTTCGCGGTAAAAGGCCGGCGTTGATCGACGTTACACACCGCGGGCCGGTCCCGCGCCCGCAGCGCGTCGCCTGCCGCGGCGGCGTGGTCGGTGGTGTTTCCCCCGTCGGGGGTGTGTGCGCCTGCTCCGGTGAGATCGGGTCCGATGTCGGTGGGCACACCTCGGGCCGATAGCCTCACGCCGGATTCGGCGGACAGCGCCGGGTGCGACACGGAGTTCGACGGAAAGTTCCTTAGGAGTGTGAGAGTGGCACGGTCCGTACTGGTCACCGGGGGCAATCGTGGTATCGGGTTGGCCATAGCCAAGGCGTTCCAGGCCGCCGGGGACAACGTGGCGATCACCCACCGCGGGTCCGGCGCTCCGGAGGGGATGCTGGGGGTGCGCTGCGATGTGACCGACTCGGAGCAGGTGAGTGCCGCTTTCGACGAGGTCGAGGCGGAGCACGGTCGGGTCGAGGTGCTGGTGGCCAACGCGGGGATCACCGATGACGGGCTGCTGCTGCGCATGGAGGAGGAGCAGTTTCAACGGGTGGTCGAGGCCAACCTGACCGGGGCGTACCGGGTCGCCAAGCGCGCCTCGAGCAGCATGCTGCGCAACAGGCGCGGGCGGATGATCTTCATCTCCTCCACAGTGGCGCTTTCCGGGGCTCCGGGGCAGGCCAACTACGCCGCGAGCAAGGCGGGGTTGATCGGGTTCGCCCGTTCACTGGCGCGGGAGCTCGGTTCGCGCAGCATCACGTCCAATGTGGTCACCCCTGGTTTCGTGACCACGGACATGACCGATGAGCTGCCCGAGCAGCGCAAGCAGGAGATCCTCGCGCAGGTGCCGCTGGCCCGCTTCGCCGAACCGGACGAGGTGGCCGGCACGGTGCGGTGGTTGGCCTCGGAGAGCGCGGGCTACGTCACCGGAGCGGTCATCCCGGTCGACGGTGGTGTCGGCATGGGGCACTGAGCGGTCCGCGGGACGGCCCGTTGGTTCGACCCACCCCGCGGGGTGGCAGCAGGGCTCGTCGTGGCCGGGGCGCTCGGCCGAGGTGTCGCCGTGCGCGCCGGGTTTCGGGTGAACCGTTCCACGAGGAGTGCTGGGTTTTTTCGGTATGTATTGCGTGGAGGATGCAAGTGAGCGGTCTGCTCGAAGGTAAACGAATTCTCGTGACCGGTGTGATCACCGACTCGTCCATCGCGTTCCACACGGCCAGGGTGGCTCAGGAGCAGGGCGCCGAGGTGATCCTGACCGGTTACGGTCGGATCAAGCTGGTCGAGCGGATCGCGGGCCGGCTTCCCGAGCCCGCCCCGGTGATCGAACTCGACGTCACCAACGACCAGCACCTGGCCGGGCTGGCCGACTCGGTCTCCGAGCACGTCGACGGGCTCGACGGGGTGGTGCACTCGATCGGCTACGCCCCCGAGTCCTGTCTCGGTGCGGATTTCATGCAGGCGCCGTGGGAGGACGTCTCCAGCGCGCTGCACATCTCGGCGTATTCGCTGAACTCCCTGACCAAGGCTTGCCTGCCGCTGCTGGGCGAGGGCAGTTCCGTGGTGGGGATGGACTTCGACGCGCGGGTGGCCTGGCCGGCCTACGACTGGATGGGTGTGGCCAAGGCCGCCCTGGAGTCGACCTCGCGGTATCTGGCTCGGGAGCTCGGCCCGCGGGGGATCCGCGTCAACCTGGTCAGCGCCGGCCCGGTGCGGACCATGGCCGCCAAGTCGATTCCCGGATTCCAGGAGCTGGAGGACACCTGGGGCGAGCGCGCTCCGCTCGGCTGGAACGTGGAGGACCCGGAGCCGGTGGGGCGCACGGTCTGCACCGCGCTGTCGGACTGGCTGCCGAAAACCACCGGATCCATGATCATGACCGATGGTGGTTTTCACGCCCTGGGCGCGTGACCTGCGCCGCAGAGCGGTGATCTCGCCTCGCGCGGATGTTGTCGTGCTGCGCACCCGGCTGCGCAGCACGACGACAGCCCCGGCATCATGGTCGTGTGAACAGCTCGGAAGACTTTGACGCGTTGCTGTACCTCTCGTTCGGCGGCCCCGAGGGGCACGAGGAGGTGCGGCCCTTTCTGGAGAACGTGACACGCGGTCGCGATGTTCCGCCGGAACGGCTCGACGAGGTCGCCGAGCACTATCACCACTTCGGTGGAGTTTCGCCGATCAATCGGCTCAACCGCGACATCATGGGCTCGCTGGACAGCACCATCGCCGAACGCGGCTGGGACCTGCCCATTTACTTCGGCAACCGCAACTGGCACCCCATGATCGAGGACACCGTCGAGCGGATGGCCGCCGACGGGGTGCGCAAAGCGCTGGTGTTCGCCACCTCCGCGTGGGGTGGCTACTCGGGCTGCCGCCAGTATCACGAGGACATCGCCCGCGCCAGGGCGGCCGTCGGCGAGGACCGCGCTCCCGAGTTGGTCAAACTGCGGCAGTTCTACGATCATCCGCTGTTCATCGCGGCCAACGCCGACGCGGTGACCCGCGCCTACGCGCAGCTGCCCGCCGAGTCCCGGTCGGCGGCCCGGCTGGTGTTCACCGCGCATTCGGTCCCGTTGAGCGCCGAGGAGAAGGTGGGCCCCGACGGTCGTGCGCACTGGTACTCGCGGCAGGTGCACGAGACGGCCCGGCTGGTGGCCGAGGCCGTGGGGGTTGCCGACTACGACGTGGTCTGGCAGTCCCGCTCGGGACCGCCGAGCGTTCCCTGGCTGGAACCGGACGTGTGCGACCACCTGGACCAGCTGCACGGCAGGGACGTGCCCGCGGTGGTGATCAGTCCCATCGGGTTCGTCTCCGACCACCTCGAAGTCGTCTGGGACCTGGACAACGAGGCCGCCGACAAGGCGAGCGAACTGGGGATGGGTTTCGCCCGCGCCGCCACGGCAGGAACCGACCCCCGCTACGCGCGGATGATCGGCGAACTGGTCTCCGAACACCTCGAGGACCACCGGGTGCGCAAGCTGTCCCCGCTGGTGGAAGCAGGCTGCACCACCAACGGGCAGTTCTGCATCG
The sequence above is a segment of the Actinopolyspora saharensis genome. Coding sequences within it:
- a CDS encoding ferrochelatase, with amino-acid sequence MNSSEDFDALLYLSFGGPEGHEEVRPFLENVTRGRDVPPERLDEVAEHYHHFGGVSPINRLNRDIMGSLDSTIAERGWDLPIYFGNRNWHPMIEDTVERMAADGVRKALVFATSAWGGYSGCRQYHEDIARARAAVGEDRAPELVKLRQFYDHPLFIAANADAVTRAYAQLPAESRSAARLVFTAHSVPLSAEEKVGPDGRAHWYSRQVHETARLVAEAVGVADYDVVWQSRSGPPSVPWLEPDVCDHLDQLHGRDVPAVVISPIGFVSDHLEVVWDLDNEAADKASELGMGFARAATAGTDPRYARMIGELVSEHLEDHRVRKLSPLVEAGCTTNGQFCIAQGCC